One window of Candidatus Nitrospira kreftii genomic DNA carries:
- a CDS encoding hypothetical protein (conserved exported protein of unknown function): protein MKMKRIRRTVLGCGLTVLAMVFAAQTAMAHAGQALEGASKATSLIGKPVHNSEGKDLGEIQDLVINWRDGGVVEYAVLSFGGGLGIGDKYFAIPWVAMALSDDKEHFILNVKEERLKKAPGFDKNNWPDMSNHEWALVIYQFYELDPNVIQAAKRSPSAGGSQKMKGEDQAEFTNDVREAIHHAMEAKSAGTQGKADALVKHAKTSLDLAKQAQRHGHNERLNEGVYALGDAIEHGQQKQTTDATEHMMHAIMKLSQAAGLQIPQGVATGRTPDQ from the coding sequence ATGAAGATGAAAAGGATACGACGGACAGTGCTCGGATGTGGATTGACCGTGCTGGCCATGGTCTTTGCTGCGCAGACAGCCATGGCGCATGCGGGTCAGGCGCTGGAGGGAGCGTCAAAGGCGACGAGCTTGATCGGCAAACCGGTGCACAATTCTGAAGGGAAAGACCTTGGTGAAATTCAGGACCTGGTCATCAACTGGCGAGACGGAGGAGTTGTCGAATATGCCGTCCTTTCGTTCGGGGGGGGGTTGGGCATCGGTGATAAGTATTTTGCCATCCCATGGGTCGCGATGGCACTGAGCGATGATAAGGAGCATTTCATCCTGAATGTAAAGGAGGAGCGTCTCAAGAAGGCGCCTGGGTTCGACAAAAACAACTGGCCCGATATGTCGAATCACGAGTGGGCTCTCGTGATCTATCAATTCTACGAGTTGGATCCGAATGTCATACAAGCGGCGAAGCGCTCTCCATCGGCCGGAGGAAGTCAGAAGATGAAGGGAGAGGATCAGGCTGAATTCACGAATGATGTGCGTGAAGCGATCCACCATGCGATGGAAGCAAAATCCGCGGGGACACAAGGCAAAGCCGACGCGTTGGTCAAACACGCCAAGACATCTCTCGATTTGGCGAAGCAGGCGCAACGCCATGGGCATAATGAACGGCTCAATGAAGGAGTCTATGCGTTGGGGGACGCCATTGAACATGGACAGCAGAAACAGACCACCGATGCCACCGAGCATATGATGCATGCCATTATGAAGCTGTCGCAAGCGGCGGGATTACAAATTCCACAAGGTGTGGCCACAGGTCGAACGCCGGATCAATGA
- a CDS encoding hypothetical protein (conserved protein of unknown function): protein MSPSDGDPMASSGRPRPIAPVRWVTVMARIVLVMWAGTVASADDQPVRMSTPPSMIGKLVTDREGNVIGRIRDVVFHWRSDGYAEYAVLSMGGFWDVGEAHVAVPSKALSPNTRKDHFALNMNRVQLNEDPELVVYRLYDRSVAAALGAGRSPAAPSADVMGDNIASAENVSEATSFGIRHVMKPEFTRKRS, encoded by the coding sequence ATGTCACCGAGTGATGGTGATCCTATGGCGAGTTCTGGTCGACCACGACCGATTGCTCCAGTGAGATGGGTAACGGTGATGGCGAGGATCGTCCTGGTTATGTGGGCGGGAACCGTGGCCTCCGCTGATGATCAGCCGGTGAGGATGTCGACTCCACCAAGTATGATCGGCAAACTCGTGACAGATCGGGAGGGGAACGTGATCGGTCGGATTCGTGACGTGGTGTTCCACTGGCGCAGCGACGGGTATGCCGAATATGCCGTGTTGTCCATGGGAGGCTTTTGGGACGTAGGAGAAGCCCATGTTGCCGTGCCAAGTAAGGCGTTGTCGCCCAACACAAGAAAGGATCACTTCGCGCTGAATATGAACAGGGTCCAACTCAACGAGGACCCCGAATTGGTGGTGTATCGTTTGTATGATCGTTCAGTCGCTGCCGCGCTCGGAGCCGGTCGATCGCCGGCCGCACCATCGGCAGATGTGATGGGGGACAACATCGCATCTGCCGAGAATGTGTCTGAGGCAACATCGTTCGGTATACGGCATGTCATGAAGCCGGAGTTCACTCGAAAGCGATCATGA
- a CDS encoding hypothetical protein (conserved protein of unknown function): MTKPKHTHVDPNNADHVIRQDYEGEDVQQEGAFPADTLASVSTADPQPSDATLYGGDIDAAQHQTDAGEEAVGGSSPTPDQDVVQELGDAVGITYEDNEPLRFGDKVADRDTQRWELNAASSEGYQERLRELSGNADSPAEQAPQKIKQPTRARKGSKSESPAGRRTGFRARKAPKNKR; the protein is encoded by the coding sequence ATGACTAAACCGAAACATACACATGTTGATCCGAACAATGCTGACCACGTCATTCGGCAGGACTACGAAGGGGAAGACGTTCAGCAGGAAGGGGCTTTTCCTGCAGACACACTAGCCTCTGTCTCCACTGCTGATCCACAACCGTCTGACGCAACACTGTACGGCGGCGATATCGACGCCGCCCAGCATCAGACAGATGCAGGCGAGGAAGCGGTGGGTGGTTCGAGCCCCACGCCCGATCAGGACGTGGTTCAAGAGTTAGGGGATGCCGTGGGGATCACATATGAGGACAATGAGCCTCTTCGGTTCGGCGATAAAGTGGCAGATCGCGATACCCAGCGATGGGAACTGAACGCTGCTTCTTCCGAAGGCTATCAAGAACGACTGCGCGAACTGTCAGGGAACGCCGATTCGCCTGCAGAGCAGGCTCCACAGAAGATCAAACAACCGACACGCGCACGAAAGGGCAGCAAAAGCGAATCGCCCGCAGGCCGTCGCACCGGATTCCGTGCCCGCAAGGCACCCAAGAACAAGCGCTGA
- a CDS encoding hypothetical protein (conserved protein of unknown function): MKAARNQSTKRREKNTATTNATRKVSSKKSVEPNTTSLSRTSSHMGDQSTSETDELEIDRPIPGEADSVSESQRPSSQATDTMPGAEEESHELIHCRIAERAFLLYLDCGCQHGRHLEHWLEAEREIRTNNHQPNETT; this comes from the coding sequence ATGAAAGCGGCGCGCAATCAATCGACGAAACGCAGGGAGAAGAATACGGCCACAACCAACGCGACAAGAAAAGTGAGCAGTAAGAAATCGGTCGAGCCTAATACGACTTCTCTCTCACGCACGTCTTCTCATATGGGTGATCAATCGACCTCCGAGACCGACGAGCTGGAGATTGATCGACCTATCCCTGGGGAAGCGGACTCAGTATCAGAATCTCAAAGGCCTTCGTCACAGGCGACGGATACCATGCCCGGTGCTGAGGAGGAATCGCACGAACTGATCCACTGCCGCATCGCGGAACGAGCGTTTCTATTGTATCTGGACTGTGGGTGTCAACATGGCCGTCATCTCGAGCATTGGCTGGAAGCAGAACGTGAGATCAGAACCAACAATCATCAGCCGAATGAAACGACATAA
- a CDS encoding hypothetical protein (conserved protein of unknown function) — protein sequence MRNAKILQIPRRYHVHPMFGLFRVVCVVYIAMWGVIGLDYPVSALEQRDQVGVAGGESTQQSGQQGLGVKDAGSSNVILGGPEIIIGSIKKIHDENYTISGDRGQQIQIRVTADTNKVCVPGGHGKVSSGQEGVTERAEIPPTPYMEHQKSSGEHVASGKTSRTDDQQDLTRHATSPPSTDPSELKTKMGSTDPRANEDVARGSGFVVGGCTFKEGDHVRVEASDMGTATTIKQLTNAQGGSDNK from the coding sequence ATGAGAAACGCAAAAATCTTGCAAATACCGCGTCGCTATCATGTCCACCCGATGTTCGGTTTATTCCGTGTGGTCTGCGTGGTTTACATCGCTATGTGGGGAGTCATTGGCTTGGATTATCCGGTATCGGCACTGGAACAGCGTGACCAAGTCGGTGTTGCGGGTGGTGAATCCACCCAACAAAGTGGGCAGCAGGGATTAGGGGTCAAAGACGCCGGCTCTTCGAATGTCATACTTGGGGGCCCGGAGATCATCATCGGATCGATCAAAAAGATCCACGATGAAAACTATACGATCAGCGGAGACCGTGGGCAGCAGATACAGATTCGGGTGACTGCCGACACGAATAAGGTTTGTGTGCCAGGTGGTCACGGGAAGGTCTCTTCGGGACAAGAAGGTGTCACGGAACGCGCAGAGATTCCTCCAACGCCATATATGGAGCATCAGAAATCTTCCGGCGAACACGTCGCTAGCGGGAAGACATCGCGCACTGATGATCAACAGGATCTCACACGACACGCGACATCACCTCCCTCAACAGATCCTTCCGAGTTGAAGACGAAGATGGGATCGACCGATCCTCGAGCGAATGAGGATGTGGCTCGGGGATCAGGCTTCGTCGTCGGAGGATGTACCTTCAAGGAAGGCGATCATGTCCGGGTCGAAGCGTCTGACATGGGGACGGCAACAACCATCAAGCAGCTCACGAATGCGCAAGGAGGTTCGGACAACAAATGA
- a CDS encoding hypothetical protein (conserved protein of unknown function) has product MKQFRRVRDTLTLILHGDDGQLGTVQEFYFDDQTWVVRYMVMRTGGWLLGRDVLVAPIAIEGIDDRDASMRINLRKDQIEQAPSIDKAKPISRRHEEAYFRHFGWAPYWQPGQTVWGNPLPYPETPMMSMEQPLVSKSPEQSHLRSSAEVTGYGVHATDREIGHIEDLIFDDQDWIVRYVEVDTRNWLPGKKVLVPAGRVRQIDWDTRSVSMSLPRHAIQSAPPYDPAQLITPDYEVRLFTHYGNEAV; this is encoded by the coding sequence ATGAAGCAATTCAGACGTGTGCGAGACACTCTCACATTGATTCTTCATGGCGACGACGGTCAACTGGGAACCGTGCAAGAGTTCTATTTCGATGATCAAACCTGGGTGGTTCGCTACATGGTTATGAGGACCGGAGGGTGGCTTCTGGGACGCGATGTCCTGGTTGCGCCGATTGCGATCGAAGGCATTGATGATCGTGATGCCTCTATGCGGATCAACTTGCGAAAGGACCAGATCGAACAGGCTCCATCGATCGACAAAGCGAAGCCCATCTCACGCCGGCATGAAGAGGCCTATTTTAGGCATTTTGGTTGGGCGCCCTATTGGCAACCTGGCCAAACGGTATGGGGAAACCCGTTGCCCTATCCTGAGACGCCCATGATGAGTATGGAGCAGCCCCTCGTATCGAAATCCCCCGAGCAATCTCATCTTCGCAGCAGCGCGGAAGTGACCGGCTACGGGGTCCATGCGACGGACAGAGAAATCGGTCATATCGAGGATCTGATCTTTGACGATCAGGATTGGATCGTACGGTATGTCGAGGTCGACACGAGAAATTGGTTGCCGGGGAAAAAGGTCTTGGTGCCGGCCGGTCGGGTCAGGCAGATCGATTGGGACACTCGATCCGTCTCAATGTCGCTGCCTCGGCACGCTATCCAATCGGCACCGCCGTATGACCCAGCACAACTCATTACCCCCGACTATGAAGTGCGGCTCTTCACACACTACGGGAACGAGGCGGTCTAG
- a CDS encoding hypothetical protein (conserved protein of unknown function) yields the protein MVTLLAGVVLCGLILLGLYAFGWFSTPYSDAFRFVLYLFLVLSVLIIGFAVYDHPVVHHFDLGPD from the coding sequence ATGGTCACACTCCTCGCAGGCGTGGTCTTGTGTGGGCTGATCTTGCTTGGCTTGTATGCCTTCGGCTGGTTTAGTACGCCCTATTCGGATGCCTTCCGGTTTGTGTTGTATCTGTTCCTTGTGCTGTCCGTCCTCATTATCGGCTTCGCAGTCTACGACCATCCGGTAGTGCATCATTTTGATTTAGGCCCTGATTGA
- a CDS encoding Histone H1, with protein sequence MLSGMQKKPKRPRDPNQLGKLIVDISVGEADDSKNLPDESGKDPAAVALGKKGGKARAASLSNKRKSEIAKKAAISRWEKRK encoded by the coding sequence ATGCTTAGCGGTATGCAAAAGAAGCCTAAGCGACCACGCGACCCTAACCAGCTCGGCAAGCTCATTGTAGACATCAGTGTAGGTGAAGCCGACGACTCCAAAAACCTGCCAGATGAGAGCGGGAAAGATCCGGCTGCAGTCGCCCTTGGAAAGAAGGGCGGGAAAGCTCGGGCGGCCTCTCTGTCCAATAAAAGAAAGTCAGAGATTGCCAAGAAGGCGGCAATATCCAGGTGGGAAAAGCGAAAATAG
- a CDS encoding hypothetical protein (conserved protein of unknown function) produces the protein MEDRLAGAIEVLQEKLQEQIRSVLETKKMINSLRQMNGEAPLFNDADLRLEDSGPSRPDQYYGKGPGTACREYLEWRKRACSADEILKGLSQGGFDFKAAGYEDEDSRLRSLSILLAKNTAMFHRLPNGTFGLIAWYPEVAKKKAKEKPNEGDSKKKGDKEEEDTKTEVSG, from the coding sequence ATGGAAGACAGATTGGCTGGAGCCATCGAGGTATTGCAGGAGAAGTTACAAGAACAAATCCGCTCCGTTCTTGAAACCAAAAAAATGATCAACTCACTCCGACAAATGAATGGTGAAGCGCCACTCTTCAATGACGCTGATCTTCGACTCGAAGACAGCGGCCCATCAAGGCCGGATCAATATTACGGCAAAGGTCCCGGTACTGCCTGCAGGGAATATCTGGAATGGAGAAAGCGAGCGTGCTCAGCAGATGAAATTTTAAAAGGTCTTAGTCAGGGCGGATTCGATTTTAAAGCAGCTGGCTATGAAGATGAAGACAGTAGGCTTCGATCTCTTTCTATCTTACTGGCTAAAAATACGGCAATGTTTCATCGTCTTCCAAATGGAACGTTTGGGCTTATTGCATGGTATCCGGAGGTTGCAAAAAAGAAGGCGAAGGAAAAGCCTAATGAAGGAGATTCGAAAAAGAAAGGGGACAAGGAGGAGGAAGATACGAAAACGGAGGTTTCGGGTTAA
- a CDS encoding hypothetical protein (conserved protein of unknown function) yields the protein MASEEWLSIDYKNCSPHELLSLLKQLEGGDHPSIRASIQRELIDRLKALEMSDRQIVDVLLQGVGYKAKRNKIAKEWAPIFGITAEEFKRIAFGN from the coding sequence ATGGCCTCTGAGGAATGGCTTTCTATTGATTATAAGAACTGTAGCCCACACGAATTATTAAGTCTGCTGAAACAGCTTGAAGGCGGGGATCATCCATCTATTCGAGCGTCGATCCAGAGGGAGCTTATTGATAGGCTAAAAGCCCTTGAAATGAGCGACCGGCAGATCGTTGACGTGCTATTGCAGGGAGTGGGATACAAAGCCAAACGCAATAAGATTGCCAAAGAATGGGCTCCCATCTTTGGCATAACCGCAGAAGAGTTTAAGCGGATTGCATTTGGGAATTAA
- a CDS encoding hypothetical protein (conserved protein of unknown function), whose translation MSMNKLDHAKRVQIINLLVEGNSMRATARIADVAFNTVAKLFIDTARMCAEYQDQTFRNLTCKKLQLDEIWSFVYAKAKNVPDEKRGQAGDVWTWVAIDADSKLVPSWRIGNRDAGTACEFVDDLAGRLANRVQITADGHKPYLVAIEGAFGADVDFAQLIKLYGDTVEGQKRYSPAACVGAKKSVVTGNPDMCCVSTSYVERQNLTMRMSIRRFTRLTNAFSKKIENHALSVALHYMHYNFCRIHKTLRVTPAMAAGVSDHVWTINEIVALVEQAEAISK comes from the coding sequence ATGAGCATGAACAAATTGGATCATGCAAAGCGAGTCCAAATCATCAACCTTCTGGTTGAGGGTAACAGCATGCGGGCCACGGCTCGTATCGCTGATGTGGCCTTCAACACAGTGGCCAAGCTATTCATTGATACCGCTAGGATGTGTGCCGAATATCAGGATCAAACCTTCCGCAACCTGACATGCAAGAAATTGCAGCTGGACGAGATCTGGAGCTTTGTGTATGCCAAGGCGAAGAACGTTCCTGATGAGAAGCGTGGACAGGCTGGCGATGTGTGGACATGGGTTGCCATAGATGCAGACAGTAAGCTGGTCCCTTCGTGGAGGATTGGCAATCGTGATGCTGGCACCGCTTGTGAGTTCGTAGACGATCTAGCGGGTCGGTTGGCAAACCGAGTGCAGATCACAGCGGACGGTCACAAGCCCTACCTTGTCGCCATTGAGGGAGCATTCGGCGCTGATGTGGATTTTGCCCAGCTCATCAAGCTCTATGGCGATACCGTGGAAGGTCAGAAGCGCTATAGTCCTGCTGCTTGTGTCGGGGCCAAGAAATCAGTAGTTACCGGCAATCCCGATATGTGCTGTGTGAGTACGTCCTACGTTGAGCGTCAGAACCTAACCATGCGGATGAGCATTCGAAGGTTCACCAGGCTCACCAATGCCTTCAGTAAGAAGATCGAGAATCACGCTCTCTCTGTGGCCTTGCACTATATGCACTATAACTTTTGCCGGATTCACAAGACGCTTCGGGTTACTCCTGCTATGGCTGCTGGTGTCTCCGATCATGTATGGACGATTAACGAGATCGTTGCTCTCGTCGAACAAGCTGAGGCGATTTCAAAATGA
- a CDS encoding Short-chain dehydrogenase produces the protein MVTGASAGIGRAIAREFGAHGASVVLLARSRDGLEGARQDVEHLGGRALAIETDVSDDRQVEAAADQAEREFGPIDLWINNAMVSVLSPALQMTAAEYRRVTEVTYLGYVHGTLSALRRMVPRDHGVILQIGSALAYRSIPLQSAYCGAKHAIQGFTESLRSELIHDGSRVRLTIVQLPAVNTPQFSWIKTRMPRHPQPVPPIFQPEVIARSVYWVAHHPRREFTIGLSAVQAILGDKFVPGLLDHYLAAVGYEGQQTQELVDINRPNNLYDPLPGDYGARGQFGNRAAAYSVQAWANRHRRWLVFAGVSLAVLTKFFLKSRSSH, from the coding sequence GTGGTAACCGGTGCCTCGGCCGGCATCGGCAGAGCGATCGCGAGAGAGTTCGGCGCGCATGGCGCATCCGTCGTCCTGCTGGCTCGCAGCCGGGATGGCCTTGAAGGAGCGAGACAGGATGTGGAACACCTCGGAGGCCGAGCGTTGGCCATCGAGACAGACGTCTCCGATGACCGACAGGTTGAGGCGGCAGCCGATCAAGCAGAACGCGAATTCGGCCCCATCGATCTATGGATCAACAATGCCATGGTTTCCGTCTTGTCTCCTGCTCTTCAGATGACGGCAGCAGAGTACCGGCGAGTGACGGAGGTCACGTACCTCGGTTATGTCCACGGCACCTTGTCGGCGTTGCGCCGGATGGTGCCGCGAGACCACGGTGTCATCCTGCAAATCGGCTCTGCCCTTGCGTATCGCTCCATCCCGCTTCAATCCGCCTATTGCGGCGCCAAACATGCGATTCAGGGGTTCACGGAATCGTTACGTTCGGAACTGATTCATGACGGAAGTCGTGTTCGTCTCACAATCGTTCAATTGCCGGCGGTCAACACGCCGCAATTCTCATGGATAAAGACCCGCATGCCGCGTCACCCGCAACCGGTGCCGCCGATTTTTCAACCGGAAGTGATCGCCCGGTCCGTGTACTGGGTCGCTCATCACCCTCGGCGCGAGTTCACCATCGGCCTGTCCGCGGTGCAAGCCATCCTCGGTGATAAGTTCGTGCCCGGCCTGTTGGATCACTACCTAGCTGCGGTCGGGTACGAGGGGCAACAAACACAGGAACTCGTGGATATCAATCGTCCCAACAATCTTTATGACCCCTTGCCCGGAGATTACGGCGCAAGAGGACAATTTGGTAACCGTGCCGCCGCGTATAGTGTGCAGGCATGGGCCAATCGTCACCGGCGTTGGTTGGTATTTGCTGGAGTGAGCCTTGCGGTCCTAACGAAGTTCTTCCTGAAATCCAGAAGCTCACATTAA
- a CDS encoding D,D-heptose 1,7-bisphosphate phosphatase, giving the protein MAGIRKSVFLDMHGMLNHNHVRDSGEGHSEGFSDTIEGIRLLHLAGYALIVITHETEAGRGTYGKQTISHQEAPFLNHLAVSGIPLHGYFRCPHYHQGTSAPVAYQYRCRRSNPELLIQAACELHVDPQRSWFIGDTLDDMEAGGTAGCRTILLINGQESNWNMTERRWPGFIAANMIEATSLILLTDVDTLLDRTLESFRLDDEEEA; this is encoded by the coding sequence ATGGCCGGAATCAGAAAAAGTGTGTTTCTTGATATGCATGGGATGCTGAACCACAACCATGTGCGCGACTCGGGTGAAGGGCACAGCGAAGGGTTCTCAGACACCATTGAAGGGATCCGGTTGCTGCATCTAGCAGGGTACGCATTGATCGTGATCACTCATGAAACCGAAGCCGGGCGCGGAACGTATGGGAAGCAGACGATATCTCATCAGGAAGCCCCATTCCTGAACCACCTGGCCGTGTCCGGCATTCCACTACACGGATATTTTCGTTGTCCCCATTATCACCAAGGCACGTCGGCCCCGGTTGCGTATCAATACCGCTGCCGCAGATCAAATCCCGAGTTGTTGATTCAGGCTGCGTGCGAACTGCACGTCGATCCGCAGCGCTCCTGGTTCATCGGTGACACCTTGGACGATATGGAGGCAGGCGGAACAGCCGGCTGCCGAACGATTCTCTTGATAAACGGCCAAGAGAGCAACTGGAACATGACCGAGCGACGCTGGCCGGGATTCATCGCCGCGAACATGATCGAAGCCACTTCGCTCATTCTTCTCACCGATGTGGATACGTTGCTAGACAGGACGCTGGAATCGTTCCGACTTGATGACGAGGAAGAGGCCTAG
- a CDS encoding hypothetical protein (conserved protein of unknown function), which translates to MNADIIRDILLQVVLAFAYYAILVTVMRLAGKRLAGQTTTFDLVILITISVVLQTTALREGVLNALVFIATVFGAHQLLAATCARSSRIRNIVRGCPRPLIRNARVDFDALAREGLSYDELLAGLRKLGYSSPEGIRVATLEETGHISAIALEENGERSSTGHAGSGGHGGRG; encoded by the coding sequence ATGAATGCAGATATCATCCGGGATATTCTGTTACAGGTAGTCCTCGCCTTTGCCTATTATGCGATTCTCGTGACCGTCATGCGGCTGGCCGGGAAACGGCTGGCTGGTCAGACTACCACGTTCGATCTGGTGATCCTCATCACTATCAGTGTCGTGCTGCAGACGACGGCGCTGCGCGAGGGTGTTCTCAACGCGCTTGTCTTCATCGCGACGGTATTCGGTGCCCACCAACTCCTGGCGGCAACGTGCGCCCGGTCATCACGCATCCGTAACATCGTGCGCGGTTGTCCACGCCCGCTCATTCGAAACGCGCGTGTAGATTTCGATGCATTGGCTAGGGAAGGGCTCTCCTATGATGAGCTCCTGGCTGGTTTACGCAAACTAGGCTACTCCTCTCCGGAAGGGATCCGTGTCGCCACGCTTGAGGAGACCGGACACATTAGCGCGATTGCACTGGAGGAAAATGGAGAGCGCAGCTCGACGGGTCACGCCGGGAGTGGTGGTCACGGGGGTCGAGGGTGA
- a CDS encoding Isochorismatase hydrolase: MSERTLLNPIGRHAIHVCVDMQRMFAEPTEWMTPWSAKVLPHITALVECRPDKTIFTRFIPAQRPSEGQGMWKRYYEHWASMTVEKLGTDMLELVPALARFSPPASLVNKHVYSPWLETDLHQRLQQQGVTTLIISGGETDVCILATVLGAVDLGYRVVLAKDALCSSSDEAHDSAIDLYHQRYSIQVEPIETETILRHWRP, from the coding sequence ATGAGCGAAAGAACACTACTAAACCCTATAGGCAGGCATGCGATACACGTGTGCGTAGACATGCAGCGCATGTTTGCGGAGCCGACTGAGTGGATGACCCCTTGGTCAGCAAAGGTTTTACCGCACATAACGGCTCTGGTGGAATGCCGGCCTGACAAAACGATCTTCACTCGCTTCATTCCCGCACAACGACCCAGTGAAGGACAAGGGATGTGGAAACGATATTACGAGCATTGGGCCTCCATGACAGTGGAAAAGCTGGGTACAGATATGTTGGAGCTTGTGCCTGCCTTAGCCCGCTTTTCACCGCCCGCGTCCCTGGTCAATAAGCATGTCTATTCGCCCTGGCTAGAAACCGATCTTCATCAGCGTCTGCAACAACAGGGTGTGACGACACTCATCATATCCGGTGGCGAAACGGATGTGTGTATTCTTGCCACTGTTTTAGGAGCCGTGGATCTGGGATATCGGGTTGTTTTGGCGAAAGATGCCTTATGCAGTTCGTCCGACGAAGCGCATGATTCCGCAATCGATCTCTATCATCAGCGCTATAGCATTCAGGTTGAGCCGATTGAAACGGAGACCATCCTTCGCCACTGGCGGCCGTAA